In the genome of Pseudomonas bubulae, one region contains:
- a CDS encoding dermonecrotic toxin domain-containing protein, producing MPTVPSPSLALPENAVRAQFANPPPLTTVARQMLAAAIAQRYPSLRISLERTRLAVPRPGGGWSLEPFMPRVLDYLGSGVTLDLSPVNTQPYYLTDNAPDWLKPDDGELDMQVIESLVKELPWRLPVGLQNALHQWWTKKTDTGTSRWRWLSDVMRDTLTIGAIRQTGLNPAALAAINQVITTPDLEERIRLYGENAVRAYWLEATLLNPEVVYSGLNTRIALVTRNQVLMCKADGDTLTFKSMATLGQAWARKIISSYTVKEIRMKQFELEGNFFDASAAAILNRQLERTATLKVPSSIGWQALQRVYRSITDTSAYFADAPKATLQSLTTVKNHLPEWLNNASAASIARYRHYSLALYAAKQASEGKTYLYGISDIHTYAADALHWQMRADQRQFEQDIPMQERMDQFAPNDIELTFLSATGLPGTIGIVESTTMSLTELSLKNLIGRPEGALSLRHRLGEPLPGWLTPDYITRRGGLIEKVDIGRVYPKYLENALLSNTPDALVRERFFATQTSVQLPMEALELSLKKQNGLTPLGARHVAAVVHTCAAEQQVEGLAVVIRHLALLRHPEALPDIVGNMFIIEPANVEYGPHVLYRPFYSPSLLEFSTRDALLDAIVEPSPLQTSVLTWLSDIARPIYDNGGFKEPHYLRFGLGSEFAPIERPGPARLATNGSDELLQFLQNGQLMQYLFGCNARALVEQANTDSVSNTESRWGVLLEGGSLIFNSLLLLPGLPPPIMLTGGLLSVAKLASQDIPALASSDAATRELAAADVLLNLGMLLFHQSQTALQKLTPLPEGLMSKALRAQAPARIAEIWPEPEPPKIVTGIVALPGELPGARSTELDLGIASASDRLTASRRELLASFKVARPETLPPPIPDGLFKGLYLIDQKWHALLGEGLYPVHIDSEDNVAISSSTDINRIGPNLRTDGKGNWFVDTRLRLQAGGLSRRIASLQAQKARRKSELQTQLTDFYPLEAPRQKAVDITHSALRSAMADPRFTAEQLAALRERLKTALHAELSGYQALLATAEERSKLDIPFHETIVISMLEKSFDNRIISLVVSANEQRALINKWPQFNAEDADIEAAVQADPQGYAQSNREQVAINEITIERIEQRDGYLEQLYNFGEAGIAAATELARSIPAAGHTSLTLKGFQLDCLKQASSTPSASSLTEESLDSAIDPLNEHTHTHNQLNTLEIDADKRLEVLDSLVENYGQALDALEGIGLMYADELDPEYFKKLRLLLTELYQDVTRQLAAEIKPPPQPPAQRPGKRTPPAAGSRSKKVIHVRGKGKLIGELRPADNEWLSDVIEIRSDYDEQLLSTYLQHEDEWIEIKTVRTESPRTRALNIIKGDARKLYALSEWHLHKATVHSMSTRYPQEVEEELIREANKLDKLATELHLALQTQAEDSRSQDDQTLIDSMRSAAQKMIREGREMRIKLSFELPPTHGNLQYLIDEKQVQIAGLGKRIPLTGERQDYMQEYAVNDRQGSPLWYAHFHYDEAHTPKANYTAAHLKTKEQRKFSYIVQLDKAKTAPAIVNVHRGQIGKDLAERWFLPLAD from the coding sequence ATGCCTACAGTCCCCTCGCCCTCCCTCGCCCTGCCCGAAAATGCCGTACGGGCACAGTTCGCCAACCCGCCCCCACTCACAACGGTCGCCCGGCAAATGCTCGCAGCGGCCATTGCACAGCGCTATCCCTCACTGCGAATCAGCCTCGAACGCACCCGCCTGGCCGTGCCCAGGCCCGGTGGAGGCTGGTCGCTGGAGCCGTTCATGCCCCGGGTGCTGGATTACCTGGGTAGCGGTGTCACGCTGGATTTAAGCCCCGTCAACACACAACCCTACTACCTGACCGATAACGCCCCCGACTGGCTCAAGCCCGATGACGGTGAGCTGGATATGCAGGTTATCGAAAGCCTGGTCAAGGAGCTCCCCTGGCGCCTGCCCGTCGGACTGCAGAATGCACTGCACCAGTGGTGGACAAAAAAAACCGATACCGGCACCAGCCGCTGGCGGTGGCTCAGCGATGTGATGCGGGACACCCTGACAATTGGTGCAATTCGGCAAACCGGTCTGAACCCGGCCGCCCTTGCTGCCATCAACCAGGTCATCACCACGCCTGACCTCGAAGAGCGTATCCGCCTGTATGGCGAGAACGCTGTGCGCGCCTATTGGCTCGAAGCCACCCTGCTGAATCCTGAGGTGGTTTACTCCGGGCTCAATACAAGGATTGCTCTGGTCACCCGAAACCAGGTGCTGATGTGCAAAGCTGACGGCGACACCCTCACCTTTAAAAGCATGGCCACACTGGGTCAGGCCTGGGCCAGGAAAATCATCAGCTCGTACACCGTAAAAGAAATTCGCATGAAGCAATTTGAGCTGGAGGGTAATTTTTTCGATGCCAGCGCCGCCGCCATTCTGAACCGGCAACTTGAACGCACAGCCACGCTAAAAGTGCCGTCCAGTATCGGCTGGCAGGCACTGCAAAGGGTTTACAGGTCCATCACGGATACCTCGGCATACTTTGCCGACGCGCCCAAAGCCACCTTGCAGAGCCTTACAACGGTCAAAAACCACTTGCCCGAATGGCTGAATAACGCGTCAGCGGCCAGCATCGCACGCTATCGCCATTACAGCCTTGCCCTGTATGCCGCCAAACAGGCCAGCGAAGGCAAGACCTACCTGTATGGCATCAGCGACATCCACACCTATGCCGCCGACGCGTTGCACTGGCAAATGCGCGCCGACCAGCGACAATTCGAGCAAGATATCCCCATGCAAGAGCGCATGGATCAGTTTGCACCCAATGATATCGAGCTGACTTTTCTGTCCGCCACCGGCCTGCCCGGGACCATCGGCATCGTGGAGAGCACCACCATGAGCCTGACCGAGCTGTCCCTGAAAAATCTGATCGGTCGGCCCGAAGGTGCACTCAGCCTGCGCCATCGCCTGGGGGAGCCACTGCCAGGATGGTTGACGCCCGACTACATCACCCGACGCGGCGGGCTGATCGAAAAGGTCGATATCGGCAGGGTGTACCCCAAGTATCTTGAAAACGCACTGTTGAGCAACACACCCGACGCCCTGGTGCGCGAAAGGTTTTTCGCCACTCAAACCAGCGTGCAACTGCCGATGGAAGCGCTGGAACTGAGCCTGAAAAAACAAAATGGCCTGACCCCGCTGGGCGCCCGCCATGTGGCCGCAGTGGTACACACCTGCGCCGCTGAGCAACAGGTCGAAGGACTGGCAGTGGTCATTCGTCATTTGGCCCTGCTACGCCACCCCGAAGCCCTGCCCGACATTGTGGGCAACATGTTTATCATCGAGCCGGCCAACGTCGAGTATGGGCCACATGTGCTGTACCGGCCTTTTTACTCGCCATCACTGCTGGAGTTCAGCACCCGCGACGCACTGCTGGACGCCATTGTCGAGCCCTCGCCTCTGCAAACCAGCGTACTGACCTGGTTGAGTGACATTGCCCGTCCGATCTACGACAACGGCGGCTTCAAGGAGCCACATTACCTGCGCTTCGGTTTGGGCAGTGAGTTCGCTCCGATTGAACGGCCGGGTCCTGCCAGGCTGGCCACCAACGGCAGCGACGAGTTACTGCAATTTCTACAGAACGGCCAGTTGATGCAGTACCTCTTTGGCTGTAATGCCAGGGCGCTGGTGGAGCAGGCGAACACAGATTCGGTGTCCAATACGGAAAGCCGCTGGGGGGTGCTACTGGAAGGTGGCAGCCTGATTTTCAACAGCCTGTTGCTGCTGCCGGGCTTGCCACCCCCCATCATGCTGACCGGCGGTTTGCTGAGTGTCGCGAAACTGGCCAGCCAGGACATCCCCGCTCTTGCCAGCAGTGACGCCGCGACTCGCGAGCTGGCAGCCGCCGATGTATTGCTTAACCTGGGCATGTTGCTGTTCCACCAGTCCCAGACGGCTCTGCAGAAACTCACACCACTTCCAGAAGGGTTAATGAGCAAGGCCTTGCGAGCGCAGGCGCCGGCCCGTATCGCCGAAATCTGGCCGGAGCCGGAGCCGCCCAAAATTGTCACGGGCATCGTGGCCCTGCCCGGCGAGTTGCCTGGTGCCCGCAGCACCGAGCTGGACTTGGGCATCGCCAGCGCCAGCGATCGCCTGACTGCCAGCAGACGCGAGCTGTTGGCCAGTTTCAAGGTGGCGCGACCCGAAACTTTACCGCCTCCGATACCCGACGGCCTGTTCAAGGGGCTTTATTTAATTGATCAGAAGTGGCACGCCTTGCTCGGTGAAGGGCTGTACCCCGTGCACATCGACAGCGAAGATAATGTCGCCATCTCTTCAAGCACCGATATCAATCGCATTGGCCCGAACCTGAGAACGGATGGTAAAGGTAATTGGTTTGTAGACACCCGCCTGCGTTTACAGGCTGGGGGCCTCTCCAGACGCATAGCGTCCCTGCAAGCGCAAAAAGCCCGGCGTAAAAGTGAACTGCAAACACAGCTGACTGACTTTTACCCCCTTGAAGCTCCGCGGCAGAAGGCCGTTGATATCACCCACAGCGCCCTGAGAAGTGCAATGGCAGACCCACGCTTCACTGCCGAGCAGCTCGCCGCTTTACGCGAGAGGCTCAAAACCGCACTGCACGCGGAGTTGAGCGGTTACCAGGCATTGCTGGCCACTGCTGAGGAACGCAGCAAGCTTGATATCCCCTTTCACGAAACGATCGTGATTTCCATGCTGGAGAAGTCCTTCGACAACCGGATCATCTCCCTGGTTGTCTCGGCAAACGAACAAAGAGCCCTGATCAACAAGTGGCCGCAGTTCAATGCAGAGGACGCTGATATCGAGGCCGCGGTACAGGCAGACCCCCAGGGGTATGCACAGTCAAACCGCGAGCAGGTGGCAATCAACGAGATCACGATAGAACGTATCGAGCAAAGAGACGGCTATCTGGAGCAGTTGTACAACTTCGGCGAAGCGGGCATCGCTGCCGCTACCGAACTGGCCCGTTCAATACCTGCGGCTGGACATACCAGCCTGACCCTCAAGGGTTTTCAGCTCGACTGCCTGAAACAGGCCAGCTCCACCCCCTCCGCAAGCAGTCTCACAGAAGAAAGCCTTGATAGCGCCATTGACCCGCTCAATGAGCACACCCACACCCATAACCAGCTCAATACTCTGGAAATCGACGCTGACAAACGCCTGGAGGTACTGGACAGCCTGGTGGAGAACTACGGCCAGGCGCTGGATGCCCTGGAAGGCATTGGCTTGATGTATGCCGATGAACTGGATCCCGAGTACTTCAAAAAACTTCGTCTGTTGCTGACAGAGCTCTATCAGGATGTCACCCGCCAACTGGCGGCCGAGATCAAGCCGCCCCCGCAGCCCCCCGCACAAAGACCTGGAAAGCGCACACCACCTGCCGCTGGCAGTCGCTCCAAAAAAGTGATTCATGTCCGTGGCAAGGGCAAATTGATCGGCGAACTCCGGCCCGCAGACAACGAATGGCTGAGTGATGTCATTGAAATCCGCTCAGACTATGACGAGCAATTACTGTCGACTTATTTGCAGCACGAGGACGAATGGATCGAGATTAAAACCGTGCGTACTGAATCACCGCGCACACGGGCACTGAATATCATCAAGGGTGATGCGCGCAAACTTTACGCCTTGTCCGAGTGGCATCTGCACAAGGCCACAGTGCACAGCATGAGTACCCGCTACCCGCAGGAAGTCGAGGAAGAACTCATTCGCGAAGCCAATAAGCTCGACAAGCTGGCCACTGAACTGCACTTGGCCCTGCAGACCCAAGCCGAGGATTCAAGGTCCCAGGACGATCAGACCCTGATCGACAGCATGCGCAGTGCTGCCCAAAAAATGATCAGGGAAGGCAGGGAGATGCGCATCAAGTTGAGCTTCGAACTGCCGCCGACCCATGGCAACCTGCAGTACCTGATTGATGAGAAACAGGTCCAGATAGCGGGGCTAGGCAAGCGCATCCCGTTAACCGGTGAGCGGCAGGATTACATGCAGGAGTACGCCGTCAACGACCGCCAGGGCAGCCCGCTGTGGTATGCCCATTTTCACTATGACGAGGCCCATACCCCGAAAGCGAACTACACGGCCGCTCACTTGAAGACAAAAGAGCAGCGAAAATTCAGCTACATCGTCCAGCTGGACAAGGCTAAAACTGCCCCTGCCATCGTAAACGTGCATCGCGGCCAGATTGGTAAAGACCTGGCCGAACGCTGGTTTCTGCCACTGGCCGACTAG
- the waaA gene encoding lipid IV(A) 3-deoxy-D-manno-octulosonic acid transferase has translation MNRTLYTLLFHLGLPLVAIRLWLRARKAPAYARRIGERFALNLPTLQPGGIWVHAVSVGESIAAAPMIRELLKRYPQLPITVTCMTPTGSERIQALFANEPRIQHCYLPYDLPWAAARFLNRVQPKLAVIMETELWPNHIHQCAKRGIPVALANARLSARSAKGYGRFARLTRPMLEEMSLIAVQTETEAERFRQLGARPECVEVTGSIKFDLTIDPQLLVDARELREQWQALARPVWIAASTHEGEDEIVLAAHRQLLGHYPNALLMLVPRHPERFNQVFELCQREGFATVRRSSGEPVTASTQVMLGDTMGELLFLYALADTAFVGGSLVPNGGHNLLEPAALAKPVLSGPHLFNFLEISAMLRDAGALEEVDDAQGLALAVQRLFELPQDARRMGQAGLKVMQRNQGALQRLLDGLGRLMSR, from the coding sequence ATGAATAGAACTCTCTACACCTTGCTGTTTCATCTGGGGCTGCCACTGGTGGCGATTCGATTGTGGCTGCGGGCGCGCAAGGCGCCCGCTTATGCCCGGCGTATTGGTGAGCGTTTCGCCTTGAATCTGCCGACCCTGCAGCCGGGGGGGATCTGGGTGCATGCGGTCTCGGTGGGCGAGAGCATCGCTGCCGCGCCGATGATTCGTGAGCTGCTAAAACGTTACCCACAGCTGCCAATCACAGTGACGTGTATGACACCCACCGGGTCCGAGCGGATCCAGGCGCTGTTCGCGAATGAGCCGCGTATTCAGCATTGCTACCTGCCTTACGACTTGCCGTGGGCGGCCGCGCGCTTTTTGAATCGCGTGCAACCCAAACTCGCGGTCATCATGGAAACCGAGTTGTGGCCCAATCATATCCATCAGTGTGCCAAGCGCGGCATACCGGTGGCGCTCGCCAATGCCCGCTTGTCGGCACGCTCGGCCAAGGGCTATGGCCGCTTCGCCCGCCTGACCCGGCCCATGCTGGAAGAAATGAGCCTGATTGCGGTGCAGACCGAAACCGAAGCCGAGCGCTTTCGTCAATTGGGTGCACGACCTGAGTGCGTTGAGGTCACCGGCTCGATCAAGTTTGACCTGACCATCGACCCCCAGCTGCTGGTCGATGCCCGGGAGCTGCGTGAGCAGTGGCAGGCTCTGGCTCGCCCGGTATGGATTGCAGCCAGCACCCACGAGGGGGAGGACGAGATTGTGCTCGCGGCCCATCGGCAATTGCTTGGCCATTACCCCAATGCGTTGCTGATGCTGGTGCCTCGGCACCCGGAGCGCTTCAATCAGGTATTCGAGCTGTGCCAGCGCGAAGGGTTTGCCACGGTGCGCCGTTCCAGTGGCGAGCCGGTCACCGCAAGTACCCAGGTCATGCTGGGTGATACCATGGGTGAATTGCTGTTTTTGTACGCGCTGGCAGACACCGCTTTTGTGGGGGGCAGTCTGGTTCCCAATGGCGGGCACAACCTGCTGGAACCGGCGGCGCTGGCCAAACCGGTGTTGAGCGGGCCACATCTGTTCAACTTTCTGGAAATCAGCGCGATGCTGCGCGACGCCGGAGCACTGGAAGAAGTGGACGACGCCCAAGGGCTGGCGCTGGCGGTACAGCGCTTGTTCGAGTTGCCGCAAGACGCCCGGCGCATGGGCCAGGCGGGCCTTAAAGTCATGCAGCGCAATCAGGGCGCCTTGCAGCGGTTGCTCGATGGCCTGGGACGGTTGATGTCGCGCTAG
- a CDS encoding multidrug efflux SMR transporter, with the protein MNAYYYLAIAICAEVIATVSMKAIKGFSTPLPLILVIAGYATAFWMLTLVVRTIPVGVAYAVWAGMGIVMVSVAALFIYGQKLDIPAMLGMGLIVLGVVVIQLFSKTAGH; encoded by the coding sequence ATGAACGCCTACTATTACCTGGCCATTGCCATTTGCGCCGAAGTCATCGCCACCGTCTCCATGAAAGCGATCAAGGGTTTCAGCACACCGCTGCCGCTGATCCTGGTGATTGCCGGTTACGCCACGGCATTCTGGATGCTGACCCTGGTGGTGCGAACCATTCCCGTGGGCGTGGCTTACGCGGTGTGGGCGGGTATGGGCATTGTGATGGTGAGTGTCGCAGCGCTGTTTATCTACGGGCAAAAACTCGACATCCCGGCCATGCTCGGCATGGGCCTGATTGTGCTGGGGGTGGTGGTGATTCAACTGTTCTCGAAAACAGCGGGGCATTGA
- a CDS encoding FAD-dependent oxidoreductase has translation MPSVISTDVLIVGAGVAGLWLNARLRRQGFSTIVIERESLGGGQSVKSQGIIHGGAKYALHGALTGASEAIADMPRRWREALAGDGELDLSGVRLLSEAHYLWSPGTLAGNLTSFFASKAVRGRVDQVKGDQLPPALQDPRFKGKVYRLAELVVDVPSLIERLAELAGDGLLAGKVIEPLFDNDELIGLRVDGLEIHAQRIVFSAGGGNAELLASVGISVPAQQLRPLHMVLVKGPSLKPLYAHCLGGGPKPRITVTTHPAANGEWVWYLGGDIAEADGVAREPAEQIAVAKKELGNLLPWVDLSQAQWATLRVNRAEPAQSGLVRPDNAFLSDQGRLLVGWPTKLALAPDFSDRVLQALEHDGIKPGNAPALPPLPRPPLGKTAWEQLLP, from the coding sequence ATGCCATCTGTTATTTCCACCGACGTGCTGATTGTCGGCGCTGGGGTTGCCGGCCTTTGGCTCAATGCCCGCCTGCGTCGCCAGGGCTTCTCCACGATTGTGATCGAGCGTGAAAGCCTGGGGGGCGGGCAGAGTGTGAAATCTCAAGGCATCATTCATGGCGGCGCCAAATATGCGCTGCACGGTGCCCTGACCGGGGCGTCCGAAGCCATCGCCGATATGCCGCGCCGCTGGCGCGAAGCCCTGGCCGGCGACGGCGAACTCGACCTGAGTGGTGTGCGCCTTCTTTCCGAAGCCCATTACCTGTGGTCGCCGGGCACCCTCGCGGGCAACCTCACCAGCTTTTTTGCCAGCAAGGCCGTGCGTGGCCGGGTCGATCAGGTCAAGGGCGACCAGTTGCCCCCGGCCCTGCAAGATCCACGTTTCAAAGGCAAGGTGTATCGCCTGGCGGAGCTGGTAGTCGACGTCCCGAGCCTGATCGAGCGTCTGGCGGAGTTGGCGGGGGATGGCCTGCTGGCCGGGAAGGTGATTGAACCGCTGTTTGACAACGACGAACTGATTGGCCTGCGGGTCGACGGTCTGGAGATTCACGCCCAGCGTATTGTGTTCAGTGCAGGTGGCGGCAATGCCGAGCTGCTGGCCAGTGTCGGCATCAGCGTTCCGGCCCAGCAACTGCGCCCGCTGCATATGGTGCTGGTCAAGGGGCCCAGCCTCAAGCCGCTGTACGCCCACTGCCTGGGCGGTGGGCCCAAGCCACGCATTACGGTAACCACTCACCCCGCGGCCAATGGCGAGTGGGTGTGGTATCTGGGCGGTGATATCGCCGAAGCCGATGGCGTGGCCCGCGAACCTGCCGAGCAAATCGCCGTGGCGAAAAAAGAGCTGGGCAACCTGCTGCCCTGGGTTGACCTGAGCCAGGCGCAGTGGGCCACGTTGCGGGTCAACCGTGCCGAGCCTGCGCAGTCGGGGCTGGTACGCCCGGACAACGCTTTTCTCTCGGACCAGGGCCGTCTGCTGGTCGGCTGGCCGACCAAGCTGGCACTGGCACCGGACTTCTCTGACCGGGTGCTGCAAGCGCTGGAGCACGACGGAATCAAACCGGGCAATGCACCGGCCCTCCCTCCGCTGCCACGTCCACCCCTGGGAAAAACCGCGTGGGAGCAACTGTTGCCATGA
- a CDS encoding aldo/keto reductase, whose translation MSQPTLHDFHRPLGSTGLLVSPLGLGTVKLGRDQGVKYPSGFKIPDDNEAQMLLKLSRDLGINLIDTAPAYGRSEERLGPLLRGQRQDWVIVSKVGEEFVDGQSSHDFSAAHTRRSVERSLQRLETDFIDLVLVHSDGNDLAVLNECEAYETLAELKREGKIRGFGLSGKTVEGGLKALETGDCAMVTYNLNEQAERPVIDYAAAHGKAILVKKALASGHVCLSPGVDPVRASFELVFGHHGVASAIVGTINPLHLAHNVATVAQVLRKT comes from the coding sequence ATGAGCCAGCCAACCCTGCACGACTTCCATCGCCCGCTGGGCAGTACCGGCCTGCTGGTTTCGCCACTGGGGCTGGGCACCGTCAAGCTGGGTCGCGACCAGGGGGTCAAGTACCCCAGCGGCTTCAAGATTCCGGATGATAACGAAGCGCAGATGCTGCTCAAGCTCAGCCGCGATCTGGGCATCAACCTGATCGACACCGCCCCCGCCTATGGCCGCAGTGAAGAACGCCTTGGCCCGCTATTGCGTGGTCAGCGCCAGGACTGGGTGATCGTCAGCAAGGTCGGCGAAGAGTTTGTCGACGGCCAGTCGAGTCATGATTTCAGCGCCGCACATACCCGGCGCTCGGTGGAACGCAGCCTGCAACGTCTTGAAACGGACTTTATCGATCTGGTGCTGGTGCACTCTGACGGCAATGACCTTGCGGTTCTCAATGAGTGCGAGGCCTACGAGACCCTGGCCGAACTCAAACGCGAGGGCAAGATTCGCGGTTTCGGCTTGTCGGGCAAAACCGTTGAAGGAGGGCTCAAGGCCTTGGAAACCGGTGATTGCGCGATGGTCACCTACAACCTCAATGAACAGGCCGAGCGGCCGGTGATCGATTACGCCGCGGCCCACGGCAAGGCCATTCTGGTTAAAAAGGCGCTGGCCAGCGGGCATGTGTGCTTGAGCCCTGGGGTCGATCCGGTGCGCGCCAGCTTCGAACTGGTGTTTGGCCATCACGGGGTTGCCAGTGCTATTGTCGGCACCATCAATCCGCTGCACTTGGCCCATAACGTGGCGACCGTTGCGCAGGTTCTGCGTAAAACCTGA
- a CDS encoding metal ABC transporter ATPase — MPRMLIRKNPSDFKTLPLFVEATPEGLSYQSIGMPLNFAQTLLKRRPVKVADNERFSLELANLGVSVRLTMSWQGRDYWVLVRQRRQDRGDVVLKLISGYVPAHEVSLPLHTAIQEIAEECLLETPEGWLSGRFNETWLPAPYAAALHYREAMPFRLTPLSGATRPVSCGSQPLLERPRTYVHLPTASLQLIYDLRLEVPKEAKSLSLFHVEERLEGDQLVARLDRKRPDLYLIPLTEGRPCAELYTLSKDRLQPASTRGVRLAESFAPQDGWVVHDERIRWKDWVRQQGLTPPKPESRFKRLTGKARQIFRKVVKKS, encoded by the coding sequence ATGCCGCGCATGCTGATCCGCAAGAACCCCAGCGACTTCAAAACCCTGCCGTTATTTGTCGAAGCCACGCCAGAGGGCTTGAGCTATCAAAGCATCGGCATGCCGTTGAACTTCGCGCAGACCCTGCTAAAGCGCCGCCCGGTCAAGGTTGCCGATAATGAGCGTTTTTCGCTGGAGCTGGCCAACCTTGGCGTATCCGTGCGACTGACCATGAGTTGGCAAGGTCGCGACTACTGGGTGCTGGTACGTCAGCGTCGTCAGGATCGGGGCGATGTGGTGCTCAAGCTGATCTCTGGTTACGTGCCAGCCCACGAGGTCAGCCTGCCCCTGCACACAGCCATCCAGGAGATTGCCGAAGAGTGCCTGCTGGAAACCCCCGAAGGCTGGCTGAGCGGGCGGTTCAATGAAACATGGCTGCCTGCGCCCTACGCCGCCGCGCTGCATTACCGCGAGGCCATGCCCTTTCGCCTGACCCCCCTGTCCGGTGCGACACGGCCTGTAAGCTGTGGCAGCCAGCCCTTGCTGGAGCGGCCACGGACCTACGTGCACTTGCCGACAGCATCGCTGCAACTGATTTACGACCTGCGTCTGGAAGTGCCCAAAGAGGCCAAGTCCCTGAGCCTTTTCCATGTCGAAGAGCGGCTTGAAGGGGATCAACTGGTAGCGCGGCTGGACCGCAAGCGCCCGGATCTGTACCTGATCCCGCTCACGGAAGGCCGGCCCTGCGCCGAGTTATACACCCTGAGCAAAGACCGCCTGCAACCTGCCAGTACCCGTGGCGTGCGGCTGGCCGAGAGCTTTGCACCGCAGGACGGCTGGGTGGTCCATGACGAGCGGATTCGCTGGAAGGATTGGGTTCGGCAACAGGGTTTGACCCCGCCCAAACCCGAGTCACGGTTCAAGCGCCTGACCGGCAAGGCGCGGCAGATATTCAGGAAGGTGGTGAAAAAGTCTTAG
- the hldE gene encoding bifunctional D-glycero-beta-D-manno-heptose-7-phosphate kinase/D-glycero-beta-D-manno-heptose 1-phosphate adenylyltransferase HldE: protein MKLSMPRFDQAPVLVVGDVMLDRYWHGGTSRISPEAPVPVVKVEQIEDRPGGAANVALNIAALGAPASLVGVTGDDEAADSLANRLKGAGVRALFQRIAHQPTIVKLRVMSRHQQLLRIDFEEPFATDALALGAEVENLLEGIKVLVLSDYGKGALKNHQVLIQAARARGIPVLADPKGKDFSIYRGASLITPNLSEFETIVGGCTDEADLVAKGAKLMADLDLGALLVTRGEHGMTLLRPGFAAMHLPARAREVFDVTGAGDTVISTLAAAIAAGEELPHAVALANLAAGIVVGKLGTAAISAPELRRAIQRSEGSERGVLSLDQLLLAIEDARAHNEKIVFTNGCFDILHAGHVTYLEQARAQGDRLIVAVNDDASVSRLKGPGRPINSVDRRMAVLAGLGAVDWVISFPEATPENLLAQVKPDVLVKGGDYGIDQVVGADIVAAYGGTVKVLGLVENSSTTAIVEKIRGQ, encoded by the coding sequence ATGAAGTTGTCCATGCCGCGATTCGATCAAGCCCCTGTCTTGGTGGTAGGCGATGTCATGCTCGACCGTTATTGGCATGGCGGGACCTCACGGATTTCCCCTGAGGCGCCGGTGCCGGTGGTCAAGGTCGAGCAAATCGAAGACCGCCCGGGCGGCGCTGCCAACGTTGCGCTCAACATCGCTGCACTGGGCGCGCCTGCCTCGCTGGTGGGGGTGACCGGCGACGACGAAGCCGCCGACAGCCTGGCCAACCGGCTCAAGGGTGCGGGTGTTCGTGCACTGTTCCAGCGTATTGCGCACCAGCCGACCATCGTCAAGCTGCGGGTCATGAGCCGTCACCAGCAATTGCTGCGTATCGATTTCGAAGAACCGTTTGCCACCGACGCCCTGGCGTTGGGCGCTGAAGTTGAAAACCTGCTTGAAGGCATCAAGGTGCTGGTGCTGTCCGACTACGGCAAGGGTGCCCTGAAAAACCATCAGGTGCTGATCCAGGCCGCACGTGCCAGGGGCATTCCGGTGCTGGCCGATCCCAAGGGCAAGGATTTCTCGATCTACCGTGGCGCCAGCCTGATTACGCCAAATCTCAGTGAGTTTGAAACCATCGTCGGTGGTTGCACCGACGAGGCCGACCTGGTGGCCAAGGGCGCCAAGCTGATGGCAGATCTGGACCTGGGTGCCTTGCTGGTGACCCGTGGCGAACATGGCATGACCCTGTTGCGTCCGGGCTTTGCCGCCATGCACCTGCCGGCCCGTGCCCGAGAAGTGTTTGACGTAACAGGGGCTGGCGATACCGTCATCTCAACCCTGGCCGCAGCCATTGCTGCCGGTGAGGAACTGCCCCACGCCGTGGCCCTGGCCAATCTGGCGGCGGGTATTGTGGTCGGCAAGCTGGGTACGGCAGCCATAAGTGCGCCGGAACTGCGTCGGGCGATCCAGCGCTCAGAAGGGTCGGAGCGTGGTGTGCTGAGCCTCGATCAGCTGTTGCTGGCCATCGAAGATGCGCGGGCGCACAACGAAAAAATCGTCTTCACCAATGGTTGTTTCGATATTTTGCATGCCGGGCATGTGACCTATCTGGAGCAAGCGCGGGCCCAGGGCGATCGTTTGATCGTTGCAGTCAACGATGATGCTTCGGTGAGCCGCCTCAAAGGCCCGGGTCGTCCGATCAACAGTGTGGACCGTCGCATGGCGGTACTGGCCGGTCTGGGCGCCGTGGACTGGGTGATCAGCTTTCCTGAAGCCACGCCGGAAAATCTGCTGGCTCAGGTCAAGCCTGACGTGCTGGTCAAAGGCGGTGATTACGGCATCGATCAGGTGGTTGGCGCCGATATCGTGGCCGCCTATGGCGGTACGGTTAAAGTGTTGGGGCTGGTTGAAAACAGCTCGACCACAGCCATTGTCGAGAAAATTCGCGGTCAGTGA